One region of Blattabacterium cuenoti genomic DNA includes:
- the lon gene encoding endopeptidase La, translated as MLLKNIFTESGFESEAEFIPLMSQDEEDQLLKDDIPEQLCILTVRNMVLYSGIVFPIIAGKSGSIQLLQDAYGLDKTVGVLTQKNSGIENLSEKDLYSIGTVAKILKLLKMPDGNTTVILQGKRRFKVNRFIQNDPYFKAEIIALEENKPSCKDKEYLALVESIKEIAIKIIQDNPNIPSEASIAIRNIESPSFLINFVAANMNLATRDKQKLLEYDDLKKRAMETLRFLNVEHQQIKLKNDIQSRVRSDMDQQQREYFLHQQIKAIQEELGDISYEKEIDEMRAKASRKKWPKEAKKQFDRELLKMQRTNPQMPEYTVQRNYLELMIDLPWGRYSKDNFDLEYAQKILDRDHYGLEKVKERIIEYLAVLKLRGDMRSPILCFYGPPGVGKTSLGRSIATALKRKYVRISLGGLHDESEIRGHRRTYIGAMPGRLLQSIRKVGTSNPVFVIDEIDKMGLGTNGDPSSAMLEVLDPEQNTSFYDNFLEMGYDLSKVLFIATANSLSHIQPALIDRMEVIEMNGYTVEEKTQIVKKHILPKQLKDNGLKKSDLVLGTKEIEKVIESYTRESGLRTLEKHIAKLARYVAKHIAMNKKYVKHLSIEKIESILGIPNDPDRYEENNAPGVVTGLAWTHFGGDILYIESSLSKGKGHLSITGNLGEVMKESATIALQYIKAHYKEFNIDPIMFEEKNIHVHVPEGAVPKDGPSAGITMLTSLVSSFTKRKLRPHLAMTGEITLRGKVLPVGGIKEKILAAKRANIKEIILSQDNKKDVEEIKTEHLKGLTFDYVRNMNDVIHLSLL; from the coding sequence ATGTTATTAAAAAATATATTTACAGAATCTGGATTCGAGTCTGAAGCTGAGTTTATTCCCTTAATGAGTCAAGATGAAGAAGATCAATTACTTAAAGACGATATTCCTGAGCAATTATGTATCTTGACAGTAAGAAATATGGTTTTATATTCTGGAATTGTTTTTCCAATCATAGCAGGAAAAAGTGGATCCATCCAATTGTTACAAGATGCTTATGGATTAGACAAAACAGTTGGAGTATTAACTCAAAAAAATTCTGGTATAGAAAATCTTAGTGAAAAAGATTTGTATTCTATTGGAACGGTTGCTAAGATATTAAAATTATTGAAAATGCCTGATGGGAATACAACCGTTATTTTGCAGGGAAAAAGAAGATTTAAAGTCAATCGTTTTATTCAAAACGATCCATATTTTAAAGCAGAAATTATAGCATTAGAAGAAAATAAACCTTCCTGTAAGGATAAAGAATACCTTGCTTTAGTAGAATCTATAAAGGAGATAGCTATAAAAATTATTCAAGATAATCCTAATATTCCATCAGAAGCAAGCATTGCTATTCGTAATATAGAAAGTCCTTCTTTTTTAATAAATTTTGTAGCAGCCAATATGAATTTGGCTACTAGAGATAAACAAAAATTGTTAGAATACGATGATTTGAAAAAAAGAGCAATGGAAACATTGCGTTTTTTAAACGTAGAACATCAACAAATTAAATTAAAAAACGATATTCAATCCCGTGTCCGTAGTGATATGGATCAACAACAGAGAGAATACTTTTTACATCAGCAAATTAAGGCCATACAAGAAGAACTAGGAGATATTTCTTATGAAAAAGAGATAGATGAAATGCGTGCTAAAGCTTCCAGAAAAAAATGGCCAAAGGAAGCAAAAAAACAGTTTGATAGGGAATTATTAAAAATGCAAAGAACTAATCCTCAAATGCCAGAGTATACGGTACAGAGAAATTATCTGGAATTGATGATAGATCTTCCTTGGGGAAGATACTCGAAAGATAATTTTGATTTGGAATATGCACAAAAAATATTAGACAGAGATCACTATGGACTGGAAAAAGTAAAAGAACGTATTATAGAATATTTAGCTGTATTAAAATTAAGGGGAGATATGCGTTCTCCTATTTTATGTTTTTATGGTCCACCTGGAGTCGGAAAAACTTCTTTAGGAAGATCTATAGCTACTGCACTGAAAAGAAAATATGTTCGTATTTCTTTAGGAGGATTACATGATGAATCAGAAATACGTGGGCACAGAAGAACTTATATAGGAGCGATGCCTGGTCGTCTATTACAATCTATTCGAAAAGTAGGAACTTCAAATCCCGTTTTTGTTATAGATGAAATAGATAAAATGGGGTTAGGAACGAATGGGGATCCTTCTTCTGCTATGTTAGAAGTTTTAGATCCGGAACAAAATACCTCGTTTTACGATAATTTTTTAGAAATGGGTTACGATTTATCAAAAGTATTATTTATTGCGACAGCAAATTCTCTTTCCCATATTCAACCAGCTCTAATAGATAGAATGGAGGTTATAGAAATGAATGGATATACTGTAGAAGAAAAAACACAAATTGTAAAAAAACATATTTTACCTAAACAATTGAAAGATAATGGATTAAAAAAATCCGACTTAGTTCTGGGAACGAAAGAAATAGAAAAAGTCATAGAAAGCTATACAAGAGAATCTGGATTGAGAACTTTGGAAAAACATATTGCAAAATTAGCACGTTATGTCGCCAAACATATTGCTATGAACAAGAAATATGTAAAGCATTTAAGTATTGAAAAAATAGAAAGTATTCTTGGAATCCCAAATGATCCAGATCGTTATGAAGAAAATAATGCTCCAGGAGTCGTTACGGGGTTAGCTTGGACTCATTTTGGTGGAGATATTTTATATATTGAATCTAGTTTATCTAAAGGGAAAGGTCATTTAAGTATTACCGGAAATTTGGGAGAGGTGATGAAAGAATCTGCTACAATTGCTTTACAGTATATTAAAGCTCATTATAAAGAATTTAACATAGATCCTATAATGTTTGAAGAAAAAAATATACATGTTCATGTTCCTGAAGGAGCAGTTCCTAAAGATGGGCCATCTGCAGGAATAACGATGTTAACATCTCTAGTATCAAGTTTTACTAAAAGAAAGTTAAGACCTCATTTAGCTATGACAGGAGAAATTACTCTAAGAGGGAAGGTTCTTCCTGTTGGTGGAATTAAAGAAAAAATTCTAGCGGCTAAACGTGCTAATATTAAGGAAATTATCCTTTCACAGGATAATAAAAAAGATGTAGAAGAAATTAAAACCGAACACTTAAAAGGATTAACTTTTGATTATGTTAGAAATATGAATGATGTGATTCATTTATCTTTATTGTAA
- the lysA gene encoding diaminopimelate decarboxylase has translation MHELENNTYPDPIHNREYLIKLAKKYGTPLYVYDSLKIKKQYIKMKNAFSGIKNLIINYACKANTNLNILKFLQKLGSGLDTVSIQEVELGLKAGFHPKKIIFTPNCVSIQEIKKAVDFGVRINLDNLSILEQFGEYYPDYAIGIRINPHIMAGGNYKISVGHIDSKFGISYYQIPHMKRILKNTGLKIEGFHMHTGSDISDPKSFLEGAKVLFQTAIDFPNLDYIDFGSGFKVPYTKNDIKTDLSSLGYYITEKFEDFCKNYGSQITLIFEPGKFIVSESGYFLVSVNVIKHTTSTVFAGVDSGFNHFLRPMFYDAYHCIENISNPNGRFRFYTVVGYICESDTFGFNRKVKEIREGDILCIKNAGAYCFSMSSNYNSRYRPSEVMIFKGKDFLIRKRETMQDLLRNIVEIHNM, from the coding sequence ATGCATGAATTAGAAAATAATACCTACCCAGACCCAATTCATAATAGAGAATACTTAATTAAACTCGCAAAAAAATATGGAACTCCACTTTACGTATACGATTCTTTAAAAATAAAGAAACAATATATAAAGATGAAAAATGCTTTTAGTGGTATAAAAAATTTAATCATTAATTATGCCTGTAAAGCTAATACTAATCTAAATATATTAAAATTTTTGCAAAAATTGGGAAGTGGATTAGATACCGTGTCTATTCAGGAAGTAGAATTAGGATTAAAAGCAGGTTTTCATCCTAAAAAAATTATATTCACACCTAATTGTGTTTCTATTCAAGAAATAAAAAAGGCTGTTGATTTCGGAGTTAGAATTAATTTAGATAATCTATCCATTTTAGAACAATTTGGAGAATATTACCCAGATTATGCTATAGGAATCAGAATCAATCCGCATATTATGGCAGGAGGAAATTACAAAATTTCAGTAGGACATATTGATTCTAAATTTGGCATTTCTTACTATCAAATTCCTCACATGAAAAGAATATTAAAGAATACCGGACTTAAAATAGAAGGATTTCATATGCATACAGGATCTGATATATCAGATCCAAAATCTTTTTTAGAAGGAGCAAAAGTTTTGTTTCAAACAGCTATCGATTTTCCAAATCTTGATTATATTGATTTTGGAAGTGGCTTTAAAGTTCCATACACAAAAAATGATATAAAAACGGATCTTAGTTCTTTAGGTTACTATATTACAGAAAAATTTGAAGATTTTTGTAAAAATTATGGAAGTCAAATTACTTTGATCTTTGAACCAGGCAAATTTATAGTTAGTGAATCGGGATATTTTTTAGTTAGTGTCAATGTCATTAAACATACTACTTCTACTGTATTTGCTGGAGTCGATTCAGGGTTTAATCATTTTCTTCGTCCTATGTTTTACGATGCTTATCACTGTATTGAAAATATTTCTAATCCCAATGGTCGTTTTCGTTTTTATACAGTGGTGGGATATATTTGCGAATCGGATACCTTTGGTTTTAATAGAAAAGTTAAAGAAATCCGTGAAGGAGATATTTTATGCATTAAAAATGCGGGAGCTTACTGTTTTTCTATGTCTTCCAATTATAATTCTCGTTATAGACCTTCTGAAGTTATGATTTTTAAGGGAAAAGATTTTCTTATAAGAAAAAGAGAAACGATGCAAGATCTTCTGAGAAACATAGTAGAAATACACAACATGTAG
- the metG gene encoding methionine--tRNA ligase, with protein MKKSNKYTVTAALPYANGPIHIGHLAGVYLPADVFVRYLRRRKIDVIFICGSDEHGVPIAIQAKKEKKTPQEIVNKYHSMIKDCFNNFGIQFDHYSRTSTKIHHEISTSFFKKLYEKKKIFEKISEQYYDEEAKQFLADRYISGTCPYCKNKEAYGDQCETCGSSLIPEDLIYPKSTISGSFPVLKKTKHWYFPLNQYQKFLKKWILIGHQKDWKVNVYGQAKSWLDQGLKPRAITRDLNWGVPVPKDTGKVLYVWFEAPIGYISSTIEWAKQTKKDWKPYWKDEKTKLIQFIGKDNIVFHCIIFPVILKAYNSGYILPDQILANEFLHLENKKISTSKNWAVWVHEYLKDFPNQQDTLRYILIANMPEKKDNNFNWKDFQRKNNTELVAILGNFVNRSLTLIQKHNKGIIPHPEMLSIKDKNILKKIKNYPEHIGDLIESYQFRESLACFMNLARLGNKYLTEEEPWNKKKEKRINTILYVSLQIVGMLAQLAEPFLPHTAKKLLDMLRLKTFFWNKIKNIEEILCPGHVLGNTTFLFKKITTESIEKQMKKLENIQ; from the coding sequence ATGAAAAAATCAAATAAATATACAGTTACTGCTGCTTTACCTTATGCAAATGGGCCAATTCATATTGGACATTTAGCAGGAGTTTATTTGCCTGCAGATGTTTTTGTTCGTTATCTCAGACGAAGAAAAATAGATGTTATTTTTATATGTGGATCGGATGAACATGGAGTCCCTATTGCTATACAAGCGAAAAAAGAAAAAAAAACTCCTCAAGAAATAGTAAATAAGTATCATTCCATGATTAAAGATTGTTTTAATAATTTTGGGATACAGTTTGATCACTATTCCAGAACTTCTACAAAAATTCATCACGAAATTTCTACTTCTTTTTTTAAAAAACTTTATGAAAAAAAAAAAATTTTTGAAAAAATATCTGAACAATATTATGATGAAGAAGCTAAACAATTTTTAGCGGATAGGTATATATCTGGGACATGCCCTTATTGCAAAAATAAAGAAGCTTATGGAGATCAATGCGAAACTTGTGGAAGTTCGCTAATCCCTGAAGATTTAATATATCCGAAATCAACTATAAGTGGAAGTTTTCCAGTTTTGAAAAAAACTAAACATTGGTACTTTCCTTTAAATCAATATCAAAAATTTTTGAAGAAATGGATTTTAATTGGGCATCAAAAAGATTGGAAAGTGAATGTTTATGGACAAGCAAAATCTTGGTTAGATCAAGGATTAAAACCTCGTGCCATAACAAGAGATTTGAATTGGGGAGTTCCTGTTCCGAAAGATACAGGAAAAGTTTTGTATGTATGGTTTGAAGCTCCTATAGGATATATTTCTTCTACTATAGAGTGGGCTAAACAAACAAAAAAAGATTGGAAACCTTATTGGAAAGATGAAAAAACCAAATTAATTCAGTTTATAGGAAAAGATAATATTGTTTTTCACTGTATTATTTTTCCAGTTATACTTAAAGCATATAATAGTGGATATATTCTTCCAGATCAAATATTGGCTAATGAATTTCTTCATTTAGAAAATAAAAAAATATCTACTTCTAAAAATTGGGCGGTATGGGTTCATGAATATTTAAAAGATTTCCCAAATCAACAGGATACACTTCGTTATATTCTCATAGCTAATATGCCTGAAAAGAAAGATAATAATTTTAATTGGAAAGATTTTCAAAGAAAAAATAATACTGAATTGGTTGCTATATTAGGAAATTTTGTAAATAGAAGTCTAACTTTAATACAAAAGCACAATAAAGGCATTATTCCTCATCCTGAAATGTTATCTATAAAGGATAAAAATATTTTAAAAAAAATTAAAAATTATCCAGAACATATAGGTGATTTAATTGAATCTTATCAATTCCGAGAATCCTTAGCATGTTTTATGAATTTAGCTAGACTAGGAAATAAATATTTAACAGAAGAAGAACCTTGGAATAAAAAAAAAGAAAAACGTATTAATACTATACTTTATGTATCGCTGCAAATTGTTGGTATGTTAGCTCAATTAGCCGAACCTTTTCTTCCACATACGGCAAAAAAATTGTTAGATATGCTTCGTTTGAAAACTTTTTTTTGGAATAAAATAAAAAACATAGAAGAAATTTTATGTCCAGGACATGTATTAGGGAATACTACATTTTTATTTAAAAAAATAACCACAGAAAGTATTGAAAAACAGATGAAAAAGCTAGAAAACATTCAATAA
- a CDS encoding 5'-3' exonuclease yields MNNNKKLFLIDAYPLIYQSYYAYIRNPLFTSKGLNTSPIINFTYFLMNTLNNEKPSYMATIFDSGTSFRKKEYDKYKAHRKKTPEAIYIAIPYIIRILKTFQISFFYAPNGYEADDFIGTIAKIAENKGYIIYIITLDKDFFQLITENIKVYIPPFKGNAKKILGIEEIKKKFGVNHPKQIIDLWSMMGDPSDNIPGLPGVGIKNAMKFIKKYGSIEKLLNSTHDLNGRIQKNIEKNKDLGLLSKKLITIVTNIPFFSFHEEKFYVKKPSWHSIKKIFGELEFIKLLKKAHKYYKYKTKE; encoded by the coding sequence ATGAATAATAATAAAAAATTATTTTTAATTGACGCATATCCTCTTATTTATCAGAGTTATTATGCTTACATACGTAATCCCCTTTTCACTTCTAAAGGACTTAATACCTCACCTATCATAAATTTCACATATTTTTTAATGAACACGTTAAATAATGAAAAACCATCCTATATGGCTACTATTTTTGATTCCGGAACTTCTTTCAGAAAGAAAGAATATGACAAATATAAAGCGCATAGAAAAAAAACCCCGGAAGCTATTTACATCGCTATTCCTTATATCATAAGAATTTTAAAAACCTTTCAAATTTCTTTTTTTTATGCTCCAAACGGATATGAGGCCGATGATTTTATCGGAACAATAGCTAAAATAGCAGAAAATAAAGGATATATTATTTATATAATCACTTTAGATAAAGATTTTTTTCAACTGATAACAGAAAATATTAAAGTTTATATTCCACCTTTTAAAGGAAATGCAAAAAAAATCTTGGGGATAGAAGAAATAAAAAAAAAATTTGGGGTGAATCACCCAAAACAAATTATAGATTTATGGAGTATGATGGGAGATCCTTCTGATAATATACCAGGATTACCAGGAGTTGGAATCAAAAATGCCATGAAATTTATTAAAAAATATGGAAGTATTGAAAAATTATTAAATTCAACTCATGATCTTAACGGAAGAATTCAAAAAAATATTGAAAAAAATAAAGATTTAGGTCTTTTATCAAAGAAATTAATTACTATTGTTACTAATATCCCCTTTTTTTCTTTTCATGAAGAAAAATTTTATGTAAAAAAACCAAGTTGGCATTCCATCAAAAAAATATTCGGAGAACTTGAATTTATAAAATTGTTAAAAAAAGCTCATAAATATTATAAATATAAAACGAAAGAATAA
- a CDS encoding porin encodes MKKTKIIFIILFLGFFYPFYSFSEIIKQKKTTDENPNCNIFIDFSSSLNSTIKKEFSEGSRFSEDYLNLEVIGKVNDKISYRFAKQFKKIENSDTSETIDLAYLKYKWNDKLYLLLGKQPFSFGSMEYANSFYENAYRYPNVYKSQVNSVGFSFIYLPIKDHELQFQVVNGIKNREENVVQEVNHPMGYSVNWNWSLLNNNNKIIQNRWSYSIFQENEKKKFWKFLALGSKFNLKPFSIEADYILSDEDIEKNRSVTKILRSLNDDYHSVSSVKYGTYLVKLKYNFIPKWNLIAKGVYEIGTSKKGINNILGENKLFKQAYTYYGGIEFLPIRKSDDLSFHLAYQNQRINYNLDQMKKENKNNHFIILGFSYRVKMI; translated from the coding sequence ATGAAAAAAACAAAAATTATTTTCATTATTCTTTTTTTAGGATTTTTTTATCCTTTTTATAGCTTTTCAGAAATCATAAAGCAAAAAAAAACAACAGATGAAAATCCTAATTGTAACATATTTATAGATTTTTCTAGTAGTCTTAATTCTACAATAAAAAAAGAATTTTCTGAAGGTTCTCGTTTTTCTGAAGACTATTTAAATTTGGAAGTAATAGGAAAGGTAAATGACAAAATTAGTTATCGTTTTGCAAAACAGTTTAAAAAAATAGAAAATTCTGATACGTCTGAAACGATTGATTTAGCTTATTTAAAATATAAGTGGAATGATAAACTTTATTTATTGTTAGGAAAACAACCTTTTTCTTTTGGTAGTATGGAATATGCTAATAGTTTCTATGAAAACGCATATCGTTATCCTAATGTATACAAAAGTCAGGTTAATTCTGTTGGATTTAGTTTTATTTATCTTCCCATAAAAGATCATGAGTTACAATTTCAAGTTGTAAATGGCATAAAAAACAGGGAAGAAAATGTCGTTCAAGAAGTGAATCATCCTATGGGATATTCTGTGAATTGGAATTGGAGTTTGTTAAATAACAATAATAAAATCATACAAAATAGATGGTCTTATTCTATTTTTCAAGAAAATGAGAAGAAAAAATTTTGGAAATTCCTAGCTTTAGGTAGCAAATTCAATTTGAAACCTTTTTCTATAGAAGCAGACTATATATTGAGCGATGAGGATATAGAAAAAAATAGGAGTGTAACAAAGATTTTACGATCATTGAATGATGATTATCATTCTGTTTCTTCTGTAAAATATGGAACTTATTTAGTAAAATTAAAATACAACTTTATTCCCAAATGGAATTTAATTGCTAAAGGAGTATATGAAATAGGGACTTCTAAAAAAGGAATAAATAATATTTTAGGAGAAAATAAATTGTTTAAACAAGCATATACTTATTATGGAGGTATAGAATTTCTTCCTATCAGAAAAAGTGATGATCTTAGTTTTCATCTTGCGTATCAAAACCAAAGAATAAATTATAATTTAGATCAAATGAAAAAAGAAAATAAGAATAATCATTTTATCATTTTAGGATTTAGTTATCGTGTTAAAATGATTTAA
- a CDS encoding DNA translocase FtsK 4TM domain-containing protein, translating to MFGFLLLGNSLFLFLSFFSFLFHWKNDQSQLEKLFDKEIMAENLLGKMGAIVSHYFIHCGIGISVFFIPILLFFTGLKILFLKKKLFNNFYKSTIYQLLFFSIWLPIFFYVIIPDQGILSGTFGFEIGNYLIHLFGKVGLYMLLFTSIIFNLIIIFRISTPTIKNDMKKKNQNINKKIDTKLQLNTKIFYKPERASSFRDKNILHSILSRKKEDLSPIDLEIDLESNKKKIVQILNYYNIEICEIKASIGPTVILYELFPKMGTRISKIKNLKNEIALNLSAISIRIIAPIPGKGSIGIEIPNHHRYPVYMKDILFSEESNKKSHKMELPISLGKTVFNEIFIIDLAKMPHLLIAGSTGQGKSVGLNVMIVFLLYKKNPKDIKFILIDPKKVELSIYKKISKSYFATLPNSIDPIITDLHKVKNILNSLCKEMDQRYAILEKYKVRNIQEYNNIKYNNKYHLPYIILIIDEFADLNINNRKKQIETYITRLAQLARAVGIHLIIATQRPSVDVITGLIKSNFTARIAFRVSSKIDSRTILDCTGAEQLIGKGDLLFYNKNELIRLQCPFMELSDIKKIIDFYGNNNKKNEYFFLPEPDK from the coding sequence ATTTTTGGATTTTTATTATTAGGAAATAGTCTTTTTTTATTCCTAAGTTTTTTTTCTTTTCTTTTTCATTGGAAAAATGATCAAAGCCAACTCGAAAAACTTTTCGATAAAGAGATCATGGCAGAAAATTTACTTGGAAAAATGGGAGCGATTGTCTCTCACTATTTTATTCATTGTGGAATAGGAATCAGTGTTTTTTTTATCCCTATACTTTTATTTTTCACAGGATTAAAAATTCTTTTTCTTAAAAAAAAATTATTCAATAATTTTTACAAATCCACAATATATCAATTGCTATTCTTTAGCATATGGCTCCCCATATTTTTTTATGTTATTATTCCTGATCAAGGAATCTTAAGTGGAACTTTTGGATTTGAAATAGGAAACTACTTGATTCATTTATTTGGAAAAGTAGGATTATATATGCTTCTTTTTACGAGTATCATTTTTAACTTGATTATCATTTTTCGGATCAGTACTCCAACCATAAAAAATGACATGAAAAAAAAAAACCAAAATATTAACAAAAAAATAGATACAAAATTACAATTAAATACAAAAATTTTCTATAAACCAGAGAGGGCTTCTTCTTTCAGAGATAAAAACATTCTTCATTCTATTCTTTCTAGAAAAAAGGAAGATTTATCACCCATTGATCTGGAAATAGATTTAGAATCTAATAAAAAAAAAATTGTTCAAATTCTGAACTATTATAATATAGAAATATGTGAAATAAAAGCGAGTATAGGACCTACTGTCATTTTATATGAACTTTTTCCTAAAATGGGAACACGCATTTCCAAAATCAAAAACTTAAAAAATGAGATAGCCTTAAATTTATCCGCTATATCCATAAGAATTATAGCTCCCATACCTGGAAAAGGATCCATTGGAATAGAAATTCCAAATCATCATCGTTATCCTGTTTATATGAAAGATATTTTGTTTTCAGAAGAAAGTAATAAAAAAAGTCATAAAATGGAACTTCCTATTTCTTTAGGTAAAACAGTATTTAATGAGATTTTTATTATAGATTTAGCAAAAATGCCTCATTTACTTATAGCAGGATCAACAGGACAAGGAAAGTCCGTAGGATTAAATGTTATGATTGTTTTTCTACTATATAAAAAAAATCCAAAAGATATCAAGTTTATTTTGATTGATCCAAAAAAAGTAGAATTATCAATATACAAAAAGATTTCAAAATCTTATTTTGCCACACTTCCAAATTCTATAGATCCTATCATTACAGACTTACATAAAGTAAAAAATATATTAAATTCTTTATGTAAAGAAATGGATCAAAGATATGCTATTTTAGAAAAATATAAAGTTAGAAATATTCAAGAATATAATAATATAAAATACAATAATAAATATCATTTACCTTATATCATATTAATTATTGATGAATTTGCCGATTTAAATATTAATAATAGAAAAAAACAAATAGAAACATACATTACCCGATTAGCACAGCTAGCTCGCGCTGTAGGCATTCATTTGATTATAGCAACACAACGTCCATCAGTAGATGTAATTACTGGATTAATAAAATCTAATTTTACTGCAAGAATTGCATTTAGAGTGAGTTCTAAAATAGATTCTAGAACTATATTAGATTGTACAGGTGCTGAACAATTAATAGGAAAAGGGGATCTTTTATTTTATAATAAAAATGAATTGATACGATTACAATGTCCATTTATGGAATTATCAGATATTAAAAAAATCATTGATTTTTATGGAAATAATAATAAAAAAAATGAGTACTTTTTTTTGCCAGAACCAGATAAATAG
- a CDS encoding LptF/LptG family permease, with product MIIKKLDLYMIRLFMTPFLIIYSTIFIIFMIQFFWSQIDELTGKNISIFIILKFIFYFGISIIPLVTPIALLLTSIMIFGDFSENQELIAIKSSGISLFRVMIPLLGITFVLSIVLYLFSDFAIPKAKMKAKKLGYKISLTHPSLKLKEGIFVNLFPNFFIRIDRKSINSNYLHNIFIFFYGKNSLVNTIISQKGILIPNKEDESIQLKLMNGVLYSENFNASQKKQYSYQIVEFDTLIQNFKIPSESKIKNLDDYDFYQTLNTKNLIKKINFFKIKNQKKINTYENKIYLAKLQLELQKKFTFPVTCIIMFLIGAPLGAIIRKGGVGYPTMIALIIFIIYYTLLTLTQNKVEKAEICPWIGAWIPNFIFFPVSIWMTYKTVMDDFYII from the coding sequence ATGATCATAAAAAAACTTGATTTATACATGATTCGTCTATTTATGACTCCTTTTTTAATTATTTATTCTACAATATTTATCATTTTTATGATCCAATTTTTTTGGAGTCAGATAGATGAATTAACAGGTAAAAACATTAGTATTTTCATAATATTAAAATTTATATTTTACTTTGGAATATCTATTATTCCATTAGTAACTCCCATTGCTCTATTATTGACTTCTATTATGATATTTGGTGATTTTTCAGAAAATCAAGAATTGATCGCTATAAAATCTTCTGGAATATCTCTATTTCGTGTTATGATCCCTCTTTTAGGGATAACCTTTGTTTTATCTATTGTATTGTATTTATTTTCAGATTTTGCCATTCCAAAAGCAAAAATGAAAGCTAAAAAATTAGGATATAAAATATCATTAACTCATCCATCTTTAAAATTAAAGGAAGGAATTTTTGTAAATCTATTCCCAAATTTTTTTATAAGAATAGATAGAAAATCAATAAACAGCAATTACTTACATAATATATTTATTTTTTTTTATGGTAAAAATTCACTTGTCAATACTATTATTTCTCAAAAAGGAATTTTAATTCCTAATAAAGAAGACGAATCAATTCAATTGAAATTAATGAATGGAGTTTTATATAGTGAAAATTTTAATGCCTCCCAAAAAAAACAATACTCTTATCAAATTGTAGAATTTGATACTTTAATTCAAAATTTTAAAATTCCTTCAGAATCAAAAATAAAAAACTTAGATGATTATGATTTTTATCAAACCCTAAATACAAAAAATCTTATCAAAAAAATAAATTTTTTCAAGATAAAAAATCAAAAAAAAATTAACACCTACGAAAATAAAATATACTTAGCCAAGTTGCAATTAGAATTACAAAAAAAATTCACATTTCCAGTGACATGCATTATAATGTTTCTTATTGGAGCTCCATTAGGTGCTATTATTAGAAAGGGAGGAGTAGGTTATCCAACTATGATAGCACTGATTATATTCATCATTTATTATACTTTATTAACTCTTACTCAAAATAAAGTAGAAAAAGCTGAAATATGTCCATGGATAGGAGCCTGGATTCCAAATTTTATTTTTTTTCCAGTAAGTATATGGATGACTTATAAAACTGTAATGGATGATTTTTATATTATATAA